A genomic stretch from Capricornis sumatraensis isolate serow.1 chromosome 4, serow.2, whole genome shotgun sequence includes:
- the ZNF641 gene encoding zinc finger protein 641 → MLSEQTAALGTGWESMNVQLDRAEPQVERGSQEEVPWRTAPGPLEHLCCDLEEEPQSLQEKAQSTPWVPAIPQEGSTGDWEMAAALLAAGSQGLVTIKDVSLCFSQEEWRSLDPSQTDFYGEYVMQENCGIVVSLRFPIPKLDMLSQLEGGEEQWVPDPPDLEERDILKVTYTGDGSEHEGDTPELEAEPPRMLSSVSEDTVLWNPEQDANWDSMPRSSRGMLLGPPFLQEDSFSNLLCSTEMDSLLRPHTCPQCGKQFVWGSHLARHQQTHTGERPYSCLKCEKSFGRRHHLIRHQKTHLHDKPSRCPECGKNFRCNSHLASHQRVHADGKSCKGQEVGESPGARKRQRAPPVPKCHVCTECGKSFGRRHHLVRHWLTHTGEKPFQCPRCEKSFGRKHHLDRHLLTHQGQSPRSSWDRGTSVF, encoded by the exons ATGCTTTCAGAACAGACAGCAGCCCTGGGGACAGGATGGGAGTCGATGAATGTCCAGCTGGATAGAGCAGAGCCCCAGGTGGAAAGGGGAAGCCAGGAAGAGGTGCCATGGAGAACAGCTCCAGGGCCATTGGAGCACCTATGCTGTGACCTTGAAGAGGAGCCACAGTCCCTTCAGGAGAAGG CTCAGTCCACTCCCTGGGTTCCTGCCATTCCCCAGGAAGGGAGCACTGGAGATTGGGAGATGGCAGCTGCACTTCTTGCGGCGGGATCACAG GGCCTGGTAACCATCAAGGATGTGTCACTGTGCTTCTCTCAGGAGGAGTGGAGGAGCCTGGACCCTTCTCAAACAGACTTCTATGGAGAATATGTCATGCAGGAAAACTGTGGGATAGTGGTCTCTCTGA GATTTCCAATTCCCAAACTGGATATGCTTTCTCAACTAGAAGGAGGAGAAGAACAATGGGTCCCTGACCCCCCAGACTTAGAAGAGAGGGATATTCTGAAGGTCACATACACAG GAGATGGAAGTGAGCATGAGGGGGATACCCCTGAACTAGAAGCAGAGCCTCCCAGAATGTTATCTAGTGTGTCTGAAGATACTGTTCTCTGGAACCCAGAGCAGGATGCGAACTGGGATTCCATGCCCAGAAGCTCCAGAGGCATGCTGCTAGGCCCACCTTTTCTTCAGGAAGATAGCTTCTCAAACCTTCTGTGTAGCACAGAAATGGATTCCCTGTTAAGACCACACACGTGCCCCCAGTGTGGTAAACAGTTTGTGTGGGGCTCCCACCTGGCCAGGCACCAGCAGACACACACCGGGGAGAGGCCCTACAGCTGTCTCAAGTGTGAGAAGAGCTTTGGGAGAAGACATCACCTGATCCGACACCAGAAAACCCACCTACATGACAAGCCCAGTAGGTGCCCTGAGTGTGGCAAGAATTTCCGATGCAACTCCCATCTAGCCAGCCATCAGAGAGTGCACGCAGATGGCAAATCCTGCAAGGGCCAAGAGGTTGGAGAGAGCCCTGGGGCTAGGAAGCGGCAGCGCGCACCACCTGTGCCAAAGTGCCATGTGTGCACTGAGTGTGGGAAGAGCTTTGGCCGACGGCACCACCTGGTGAGACACTGGCTGACacacactggagagaagcccttCCAGTGCCCACGCTGTGAGAAGAGCTTTGGCCGTAAACATCACCTGGACAGGCAcctgctgacccaccagggacaGAGTCCCCGGAGCAGCTGGGACAGAGGGACATCTGTCTTTTGA